The Perca fluviatilis chromosome 3, GENO_Pfluv_1.0, whole genome shotgun sequence nucleotide sequence gtgtgtctcagcctCAAAACAACTTGAGTTTTTTCTGTCTTCACATTTAACCCTATTGGCTAAGTGAGAGTGGGTAAAGAAGACTGGTGGGCTTCTGTTGTGTAACTGGTTTCCCTGTAGTGTAAACTGAATGTTGTTTCCAGCCTACAGATACCTTCACCTCCTGCCAGAGTTTGTCTGCTGGAAAGATGACGCGGCAGTTTGGCACAGCTTTGAGGTATCCGGTCTCTCATCTTCCAGGGCTTTCTTAATCTGGTGATGTAACTCTCTTTCCAAGTACTAAATACATATTGAATACTGGTACGTGTAAATATAGGCGAGgcaactgaaagaaaaaaatatttaaaggaTCAGTTCATCCAAACCTTATTTATTCCTTTCCCTCATTCTCTGTGGTAAGATCGATGCACAATTACGTGTTCTCCTTACTAGCAGTGGGCGACGTGGCAAAAATATCATATGATTTCTTTCAGGCAGGATCCGTGattctttttcatgttttttttttttttcaagtaacTAAACAGAGCGGCAAACTATTTGCCAGCCCTACTAGGTAACAAAACGCCACCACAAATTCCGTTCTGAAATTTCACACTATATTAAAGTTCCTTTTTTAACTTTTCATCAGCATACATTTCATCAACCGCTCAGCaattatttgaaaataaaatgcttCACTATTAAAGCCGGTTCACCTGTTACATCAGTTATTTCCTTCTTCCAAAACGGTGGTGAAGATCACTAGGATCAAATGCCAGGAATTGAGTTTTCattaaatccaaattaaaaCTTGTGTGTTAACTGCATGCCAAATCGGAGCTCACAGGGCCAAAATGCCTCCTAAATTACCCTAAGACCAGTTGCTGACAAGCAGTGTAGCATTAAAAAGGCTATTTTTTAAAAAGTCTGGCGCAGTCCTGCCTCAACATATAACTCATAGGTGCTACATTACATCCATTCCACCAAACATCACAGAGAACAATAAGGGCAAAACGGGATAACAGATCTCTTTAACCGAATATTGTCTGGTCCATACCAGCTAAAAATGCAACAATCTGTCGTCAAGTTAGCATGCCATTCGCTACCAAGTCTGTTTGCTAGGCTAGGGATAACACTAGGCTCGGTCCAGATGAGCCAGGCCTTTGCAGAATGGATCGCCACCCAATGCATGGCGGTTAGATTTGTGTTCGACTAGATCCCGACTtcctctgacgtcatgcacgcGTGGGCAAAGAATACCTGAAGAGATCAAGGCGGCCACAGATTTTAGAGCCAGGCACCGCAGTTGTTCTCTACCGACTGCAAGAAcgcctggctctcagctgatctcttagctgattggttcagaatcgactcgttttttataaaattttgGTTTTTTTAATTGGAGAGATTTTGAttgccatttgtctgattttaaaggcttattctgtacaaatCACATGTAGTGTGGCTGATggttacgtttagaagtcagagagactaaatccgttcagattacagatcatctacagttaTTAACATCAGCAAAAGATCTCCTGCAGAGCATTTTAACAGCTACTCTGtcttaataaaaacaactggagacttcATACAAGCTGATAAAtgtgtctgataacattttaataaatgggAATCGGACCAAACatgatgtgagtgtttctgtggctttctgttcagactgaaggctgctggaaaggGCTGGAAACTTCACAGGCCACTTCAGTCTTTCTCCCCCATACAGCTTGGTCATATCTCTGCTTGCTCAGTAGTCAGTAGAATATCAAACCCTGTTTTGTTTATAACCAAATATAGTAGAAGATGAACTGAagtcttctctttttcatttgtttgctttttgcATTGGTTCAGTTGGCTCAAGGGAAGGACTGCTGGAATCTTCTGCTGCCATTTGTTGCTTGTTGTCAGCTGCACTTCCTTATATTTAAGGTGAGTACCAAATTTAACATTATTGCTCTGCCAAATTGAAGAGTCCCTTCAGTCTCCTGATGGTCATTTTTCAATATTAGATATTTAGAGAGCCTCATCCCTGCTGACGAGCTGCCGGTGGCCAGGGAAGGAGAACTGAGACGGAGCGTCAATTTAGACGACACACTCGACTTTACGTAAGAGATCCAACCCTTTAGTTTTTAATTCAATTATTATTCTCCTTTTTTATTCGTTGTGTAAGGAAGACTGGCAGAGCAAGCTTTCATTGCATGGTGTAAGTTGTCTTTACTGTGCAAATGACAATAAACCTCTTGAATCTTGAAATCCGGTCAATTTATCTAATTTAACATAGAGCTTTCATGAAAAATAATTGCACAGTAAACGCATGTAATAGaatgtcaacaaaatatatgCCTCACTTGCATCATTGCcataattaattttaataaaaatgcaGTGATGATGATTTTTAatttatacacatacatacacaaaatgAAGACATTATCTTGTAATTATGACTTCCATCtcttatttttagttttctacatggtcatctgctccaggctcGCAGTGTTCACGTTACTTGCACTGCCACATGAAGCTGCATGCTAACGTCAGGGAAACCTGTAATCTTGGTTCCAGAtgttgttaatttctccccaGTTTCGGATCACATTATTGCTGGAACATGTTTCAGCATAAACGTAGTATAACCATTTTTTTGTTAGAATGCAGAACAGGTCTCCTGACCACAAACTATCTTGGCAATAAATGGGAAAATTGTTATATTAGACTCTTCAGAGAaacaaaattacttttttagGATTAATATCCAATCAAATGTCAATAAACTGAAAAcgttaacaaaataaataacatagaATGGTTGTTCAATCATGATTAAAAACTATAAGGAAAACTCACTTTTTTTTGAGAAGGTAATTATGGCACAACTGCCACAAATTCCCTTTGGCACTTAATGTTTCGTTACTTGCTCATGATTGTAAATCTCCTCCTATGGCTGTTTTAACAAGTTGTTTTCATCTTCCATTTCAGGGCCAGAAAATGGGTTGAGACACGCACATCTTGGGAAGCTCCTATCATCTGGGAGGGAATGTTTGACCCTGATCTTTATGACCAAAAGCACATCCAAAACCAGTCATCTGTGGCCCTCACGGTGTTCGCTGTGGGAAGGTTTGTTTCTCTGCAAACACTGTGACCCTGAGAATACCAGCACTTTCATACTAGCGGTTCAGTCTGGTACCACTATGCCAAAAGAATTGGTACCTGAACGAGATACAAGTAGGTCATTTACAGCTGAATATCAAACTGTGGTGCAGTATGAGAAGAGAATATCTTTCAAGGATCAGAATACCATTTATTGCCAATTATGTTTTGCCTTCAaagaatttgccttggtgtttGGTGCATACAATCTGAAAAGGAAATAAACATTTAAGCAAAGTACGgcaacagacaaaaacataaacatagaATAGAAATATCACAATCTATATGTTTATAAAACACTAACCTAAGTACACTAATGGTTTCAGAGTAAGAAATGAAGCTTTTACAGTGTTGTGCAAAAATGTTGATGGAATGTGCAAAAGTTCAGTATGTAAAATATAATATGTGCAGTGTTCATGTATACTGTATAGTCCACGATGTGGTCCTAGACACCTATAGGCAAATTTGCAGCCAGTCACGTTCTCAGCAGAGATTGGTAGGCTCCTTTGAGGTGGCAGGCAGCAGGAGGAGGTGAGGATCGACTGATGATGAATTCAGCTGcagcaggaagtacatcctctgctgtgcttttatttttttttttaacgattgACAACTTTTGTCGGCTCTTTTTCTGTAACTAGCATGAAGGCATGTTTGGTGGAAACGGAAAGCTAGCTAACTCTTCAGCCAGCCGCAGCAGGCTGCTCGATTCCTCGGCTTCCCCACCGCAGGGAGACTTCTTTGCTGAGAGAAGGGTTTTGTCGTGTGTATCGTAGCAAAGGGTTGAATATCCGGTTTCCATTTACGCAGGTGCAGAATGTACGTGGTAGTTGGCCGTCGACCGTAGTCTTTGCGCTGTGTTCAAGTGCAACTTTTTGGCCAAGACCCAGGCAACGTGAGGCCTTCATGGCCATTACTTCTTTGCCGTCAGCTTGGGTTCAGACTGAAAGTAATCACTCCAGTGTTAAAACAGATTAAAAGGTCAGCAGATGTGAACTCAACAGTTGTCTCAATTAATGAAATGTAAAACTAAATGGTATGGTAAAGTTTTTCAGATCATCTTGATGAGTTCTGAGCAACagcattaatttttttttctctttctcttcctaaGGTACTTTGCCTACCTAAAGACGTTCCTTACCTCTGCAGAACGTCATTTTATGTTGGGGTTAAAAGTGACCTATTACGTGTTCACGGATCAACCGGAGAAAATCCCACCAGTGAACCTTGGTCCTCTGCGAAGCCTGAAGGTTGTCCTGGTGAAAAAGTACTCCAGGTGGCACGACGACTCTATGATGCGCATGAAAGCAATCTCGGATACCATAGAATCAGAGATTCGTCACCGTTGCAATTATGTCTTCTGCTTTCATGTGGATCAGCAGTTTAAGGGAAGATTTGGCTCAGAGGCTCTGGGGGATTCTGTGGCCTTGCTTCATGCCGGCTTTTTCAAAACTCCAAAGGAAGGTTGCACCTATGACCGAAACCCCAAATCCACAGCCTTCATGACAAACGGAGATTACTACTACAATGCTGCTGTCTTTGGAGGCCTTTGGGAAAATGTGCAGACTTTGGCAGATTACTGCTTTCTGGATATCATGGAGGACAAACTAAATGAGGTGGAGGCTCAGTGGCATGATGAGAGTCATCTGAACAAGTACTTTTGGCTTCACAAACCAAGCAGGCTGCTCTCCCCCAAGTATTGGTAGGACCAGAgaaggggacacacacacacacacacacacacacacacacacacacacacacacacacacacacacacacacacacacacacacacacacacacacacacacacacacacacacacacacacacacgacacgcGCGATCGCCACCCGCCTACTATGGACAATATGACCCACTTCATACTCTGTAGAGTGGCTTGAAGAGCCACAAATTGCAATAACTTTGGGGGGGGAAATGTGAGAGGTTTACTATAATTTTTGTATTGGATTCTATTCTTGGAAAGTTGAATAATCTTTCTTTCTGCCTTTTCTGGAAATCAAACTCAGTTGTCTTTGTgttgaagaatatgttagaagGATTATGTT carries:
- the LOC120555932 gene encoding N-acetyllactosaminide alpha-1,3-galactosyltransferase-like, whose protein sequence is MTRQFGTALSWLKGRTAGIFCCHLLLVVSCTSLYLRYLESLIPADELPVAREGELRRSVNLDDTLDFTARKWVETRTSWEAPIIWEGMFDPDLYDQKHIQNQSSVALTVFAVGRYFAYLKTFLTSAERHFMLGLKVTYYVFTDQPEKIPPVNLGPLRSLKVVLVKKYSRWHDDSMMRMKAISDTIESEIRHRCNYVFCFHVDQQFKGRFGSEALGDSVALLHAGFFKTPKEGCTYDRNPKSTAFMTNGDYYYNAAVFGGLWENVQTLADYCFLDIMEDKLNEVEAQWHDESHLNKYFWLHKPSRLLSPKYW